A genomic stretch from Nerophis ophidion isolate RoL-2023_Sa linkage group LG14, RoL_Noph_v1.0, whole genome shotgun sequence includes:
- the gpaa1 gene encoding glycosylphosphatidylinositol anchor attachment 1 protein, with translation MGLLSDPNRRQAVIRLLTRLNAPICLVCYLAGVAWFMGLAFEPFTLRTYMSENAMGSTMVEEHFPAGEKALVTAREFAAHKKKQDGMPVNWLVKTMQDRGLEVFTQTFSRTLPFPDENKERFMVKGTNVYGILRAPRAPRTEALVLTAPCSPGNANNQAVGLLLVLAQYFRNQVYWAKDIIFLVNEHDLIGMQAWLEGYHHTNTTGMDWSPLQGRAGSIQAALSLELSSDVVTSLDIVLEGLNGQLPNLDLTNLFYAFCQKIGVLCTIQGKLQRNDWDSASGYSHAVQTLMLMVLKQASGRPWGDHGLFLRYHIEAATIKGINSFRQYKTDATTVGRLLEGMYRKLNNLLERLHQSYFFYLLPSLSHFVSIGYYMPAFGLLAVILLLRALDLWVQLAAAPPASEDGVADAEQASPGGLSVMTPLVISHLTGAALYALPICFQEMAVEHFPVSETEAVVLTAIAIYTAGLALPHNTHRLVSGEGTEQGWRVLKLVALLYLAVLLGCTALINFSLGFILALTMVPVAAVVTPHVPKLLTAFIMVLLSPACTLLFSVFIFQELQEMPLSFQDGWLLFLSVISQGILDHSLYGSLVFPLVSLMIYPCWLLFWNILFWK, from the exons ATGGGACTTTTATCAGATCCCAACAGAAGACAGGCAGTGATTCGCCTGCTCACGCGCCTCAATGCTCCAATCTG TCTTGTGTGCTACTTGGCCGGTGTCGCTTGGTTCATGGGTTTAGCATTCGAGCCCTTCACCCTGCGCACCTACATGTCAGAGAATGCCATGGGTTCCACCATGGTGGAGGAGCACTTCCCAGCCGGAGAGAAGGCTCTGGTCACAGCAAGGGAGTTTGCGGCACATAAGAAAAAACAAGA TGGGATGCCTGTGAACTGGCTGGTGAAAACCATGCAGGATCGAGGCCTGGAAGTCTTCACACAGACATTTTCTCGCACTCTCCCATTCCCGGATGAAAACAAAGAGCGATTT ATGGTGAAAGGCACAAACGTGTACGGCATCCTTCGGGCACCTCGAGCACCACGGACCGAAGCTCTGGTGCTGACAGCTCCCTGCAGCCCAGGCAATGCCAACAACCAGGCTGTAGGGTTGCTGCTCGTTTTGGCACAGTACTTCAGAA ACCAGGTGTACTGGGCCAAGGACATCATCTTTCTGGTCAATGAACACGATTTGATTGGCATGCAGGCCTGGCTGGAAGGCTACCACCACACTAACACTACAG GAATGGACTGGTCCCCACTTCAAGGCCGGGCCGGTTCCATCCAAGCAGCCCTGTCTCTGGAGCTCAGCTCTGATGTGGTGACCAGTTTGGACATTGTGCTGGAGGGACTCAACGGGCAGCTTCCCAATCTGGACCTTACCAACCTCTTCTACGCGTTCTGTCAGAAAATTGGGGTCCTTTGCACCATTCAAGGAAAG CTGCAGAGGAATGACTGGGACAGTGCTTCAGGCTACAGCCACGCCGTGCAGACTTTGATGCTGATGGTGCTTAAGCAGGCCAGCGGGCGGCCCTGGGGCGACCACGGTCTTTTCCTGCGCTACCACATCGAGGCCGCCACCATCAAAGGCATCAACAGCTTCCGTCAGTACAAGACAGACGCCACTACCGTCGGCAG GCTCTTGGAGGGAATGTACCGCAAGCTCAACAACCTGCTGGAGCGACTGCACCAGTCATACTTCTTCTACCTGCTGCCTTCACTATCTCATTTTGTCTCCATTGGTTACTACATGCCAGCATTTGGTCTGCTGGCTGTCATCCTGCTGCTGCGT GCCTTGGATCTGTGGGTGCAACTGGCCGCTGCGCCCCCAGCATCAGAAGACGGTGTGGCTGATGCGGAGCAG GCCAGTCCTGGTGGGCTGTCTGTGATGACCCCTCTGGTGATCAGCCACCTGACAGGAGCGGCACTGTATGCACTGCCAATCTGCTTCCAGGAGATGGCAGTAGAGCACTTCCCTGTGTCAGAGACTGAGGCGGTGGTGCTGACGGCCATTGCTATTTACACTGCAGGCCTGGCTTTGCCTCATAACACACACAG GTTGGTGTCGGGTGAGGGTACAGAGCAGGGTTGGAGAGTCCTCAAGCTGGTGGCTCTGTTGTACCTGGCTGTCCTGCTGGGCTGCACCGCCCTCATCAACTTCTCTCTCGGCTTCATTCTGGCCCTCACGATGGTGCCCGTGGCCGCCGTGGTCACGCCACACGTGCCCAA ACTGCTGACAGCCTTCATCATGGTGCTTTTAAGCCCCGCCTGCACGCTGCTTTTTTCAGTCTTCATCTTCCAGGAGCTCCAAGAGATGCCGCTTAGCTTCCAGGACGGCTGGCTGCTCTTCCTGTCGGTCATCTCGCAGGGCATCCTGGACCACTCACTCTACGGCTCGCTGGTCTTCCCACTGGTCTCCCTGATGATCTATCCCTGCTGGCTACTCTTCTGGAACATTCTTTTCTGGAAGTAG